The following are encoded together in the Macadamia integrifolia cultivar HAES 741 chromosome 10, SCU_Mint_v3, whole genome shotgun sequence genome:
- the LOC122090838 gene encoding protein unc-13 homolog, whose translation MGRSRSDYDSEAELDWPFGKVDGVDRDDLRETAYEIFFTTCRSSPGFGGRNALTYYPTAQDTLEGGGGGGGGGGGGGFTTRINGGGLVGMSRLKRALGLKTIKRMSLRRTVSSGGSTNSSSPRGVNSANPLLTLPPPSKVRRPMTSAEIMRQQMRVSEESDNRIRKTLMRTLVGQISRRAETIILPLELLRHLKPSEFNNSHEYSLWQKRQFKVLEAGLLLYPSIPLERSNSFAMRLRDIIRASETKTVDTGKNSDTMRTISICVVSLAWRNANGSPNDVCHWADGFPLNIHLYLTLLQSIFDLKDETLVLDEIDELLELMKKTWSTLGINKLIHNVCFTWVLFHQYVATAEVEQDLLSASLAMLAEVANDAKRPDRDAIYVKILSSVLTSMQRWAKNKLLDYHENFHKCGIGLMENVLPLSLSATRILEEDTASLAMEPSGNRADYYIRSSMRNAFAKILENGKANSMAAEVVEEASEALLQLAQETEDLAMMEKETFSPILKKWHPIAAGVAAVSLHNCYGTVLKQYLSRVSVLTNETILVLQRAGKLEKILVQMVVEDSVDCEDGGKAIVREMHPYEVDSIILSLLKTWIDERLNRGKECVQRAKETETWNPKSKSEPYAQSALDLMKLAKETVDDFFDIPIENSDDLLHDLSNGLELVFRDYTAFVASCGSKQAYIPTLPPLTRCNRSSKLHNILRKATPCRAGAMEYSEPLGSIDGDHPRPSTSRGTQRLYIRLNTLHYLFSHIHSLDKTLSLAPRAMSHNRRYSTSSSHFDLTRASIQTATQHVSEVAAYRLIFLDSNPVFYDSLYVGDVANARIPPALRILKQNLTLLAAILTDRAQPLAIKEVMKASFEAFLMILLAGGSSRVFSKLDHEMIVEDFESLKRIFCTYGEGILAEDVVEKESDTLEGVVALMNQSTEQLVEDFSIVACEASGLGMVVAGQKLPMPPTTGRWHRADPNTILRVLCHRNDSTANRFLKRTFQLARRR comes from the exons atgGGCCGCTCCCGGTCTGACTACGATTCAGAAGCCGAACTCGACTGGCCCTTTGGTAAGGTCGACGGCGTAGATCGGGATGACCTTAGGGAGACTGCTTACGAGATTTTCTTCACGACGTGCCGGTCCTCCCCGGGTTTCGGAGGAAGGAATGCGCTGACGTACTACCCCACGGCGCAGGACACcttggaaggaggaggaggaggaggaggagggggtggCGGGGGAGGGTTTACGACAAGGATAAACGGGGGAGGCTTGGTGGGTATGAGCAGGCTAAAGAGAGCCCTTGGGTTGAAGACGATAAAGCGAATGTCGCTAAGGAGGACGGTATCATCAGGCGGGTCGACAAACTCGTCATCGCCGAGAGGAGTCAACTCGGCTAATCCATTATTAACGTTGCCACCACCGTCGAAGGTGAGGCGGCCCATGACGTCGGCGGAGATCATGAGGCAACAGATGAGGGTGTCGGAGGAGAGCGATAATCGGATTAGGAAAACGCTCATGAGGACCCTGGTTGGCCAG ATAAGTAGACGAGCAGAGACGATAATTCTCCCTCTTGAGCTCTTGCGGCATCTAAAACCATCAGAATTCAATAACTCCCACGAGTACAGCCTTTGGCAGAAGAGGCAGTTCAAGGTCCTAGAAGCAGGGCTCCTCCTATATCCTTCAATCCCACTAGAAAGATCAAACTCCTTTGCAATGCGTCTCAGGGATATCATCAGAGCAAGCGAAACCAAGACCGTCGACACCGGCAAGAATTCTGATACAATGAGAACTATTTCCATTTGTGTGGTCTCATTAGCATGGAGAAATGCTAATGGATCACCCAATGATGTTTGCCATTGGGCTGATGGCTTCCCTCTCAACATCCACCTATACCTCACTCTTCTCCAATCCATCTTTGACCTCAAAGATGAGACCCTTGTCCTCGACGAGATAGATGAGTTGTTAGAGCTCATGAAGAAGACATGGTCTACTCTAGGAATCAATAAGCTTATCCACAATGTGTGCTTCACTTGGGTCCTATTTCATCAATATGTTGCTACTGCAGAAGTTGAGCAAGACCTATTAAGTGCTTCTCTAGCAATGTTGGCTGAAGTGGCCAATGATGCCAAGAGGCCTGATCGCGATGCTATATATGTTAAGATTTTGTCGTCAGTATTGACATCCATGCAAAGATGGGCAAAGAACAAGCTATTGGATTATCATGAGAATTTTCATAAGTGTGGAATTGGGTTGATGGAGAATGTTCTGCCTCTATCACTGTCAGCTACAAGGATTTTGGAAGAAGACACTGCATCTTTAGCGATGGAGCCATCAGGGAATCGGGCGGATTATTACATAAGATCATCTATGAGGAATGCATTTGCCAAA ATTTTGGAAAATGGAAAAGCCAATAGCATGGCTGCTGAAGTGGTAGAAGAGGCAAGTGAAGCTCTCCTTCAATTGGCTCAAGAAACAGAGGACTTAGCAATGATGGAGAAAGAGACCTTTAGTCCCATACTAAAGAAATGGCACCCCATTGCAGCCGGAGTTGCGGCAGTGAGCCTCCACAATTGCTACGGAACCGTGTTGAAACAGTACTTGTCCAGGGTATCTGTGCTCACCAATGAGACCATTCTGGTGTTGCAGAGAGCTGGAAAGCTAGAAAAGATTCTGGTTCAAATGGTGGTTGAAGACTCTGTAGATTGTGAAGATGGAGGCAAAGCCATTGTAAGGGAAATGCATCCCTATGAAGTTGACTCCATCATCTTGAGCCTTTTAAAAACATGGATCGATGAAAGGTTGAACAGAGGGAAGGAGTGTGTTCAAAGAGCTAAAGAAACTGAG ACATGGAATCCCAAATCCAAATCAGAGCCATATGCACAGTCTGCCCTGGACCTAATGAAATTGGCCAAGGAAACTGTGGATGATTTCTTTGATATTCCAATTGAAAATTCTGATGATCTATTACACGATCTCTCCAATGGCTTAGAACTTGTCTTCCGAGACTACACTGCTTTTGTTGCATCATGTG GATCAAAGCAAGCCTATATCCCTACCCTTCCCCCTCTAACCAGATGCAACAGAAGCTCAAAATTACATAATATATTGAGGAAAGCAACTCCTTGCAGAGCTGGGGCAATGGAGTATTCGGAGCCATTAGGATCTATAGATGGTGATCATCCTCGTCCCTCCACAAGCCGTGGGACACAACGCCTCTATATCAGGCTCAACACCCTTCACTACCTTTTCTCCCACATCCACTCCTTGGACAAGACCCTCTCTCTTGCTCCTCGTGCAATGTCCCACAACCGCCGCTACTCCACCTCTTCTTCACACTTTGACCTCACTCGCGCCTCCATCCAAACAGCCACTCAACATGTCTCAGAGGTGGCTGCCTACCGTCTCATCTTCCTAGATTCTAATCCTGTCTTCTATGATAGTCTCTATGTGGGTGACGTTGCGAATGCTCGTATACCCCCTGCATTGCGCATACTCAAGCAGAATTTGACACTCTTGGCGGCAATTCTCACCGATCGGGCACAGCCATTGGCAATTAAAGAAGTGATGAAGGCCTCCTTTGAAGCCTTCCTCATGATACTGCTTGCCGGGGGAAGTTCTCGGGTATTCTCCAAGTtggatcatgagatgattgtggAGGATTTTGAGAGCCTTAAGCGCATATTCTGCACCTATGGTGAGGGAATATTGGCAGAGGATGTGGTGGAGAAGGAGTCAGATACATTGGAGGGAGTGGTTGCATTGATGAATCAATCAACAGAGCAATTGGTTGAAGACTTCAGCATTGTGGCTTGTGAAGCAAGTGGGTTAGGGATGGTGGTTGCAGGGCAGAAGTTGCCAATGCCCCCAACCACAGGAAGGTGGCACAGAGCAGACCCAAATACAATCTTGAGAGTATTGTGCCATAGGAATGACAGCACGGCTAATCGATTCCTGAAGAGGACATTTCAGTTGGCAAGAAGGAGATGA